From a single Mycolicibacterium mengxianglii genomic region:
- a CDS encoding VOC family protein, giving the protein MSTPVGYLASISIDCPDPDALVKFYCDLLGLEEVFATPDRGVVSLAGAGPMVTLMRVDDYTPPSWPGGPQHKQMHLDVAVDNLETAVAAAIAIGAVQAQVQAAPAQWRVLLDPIGHPFCLSTVRPD; this is encoded by the coding sequence ATGTCGACACCCGTGGGATACCTTGCGTCGATCTCGATCGACTGTCCCGATCCGGATGCCCTGGTGAAGTTCTACTGCGATCTGCTGGGCTTGGAGGAAGTGTTCGCCACCCCGGACCGCGGAGTCGTCTCGCTGGCCGGGGCGGGTCCGATGGTCACCCTGATGCGGGTCGACGATTACACGCCGCCGTCCTGGCCGGGCGGACCGCAGCACAAGCAGATGCATCTCGATGTCGCCGTCGACAACCTGGAAACCGCGGTGGCCGCCGCGATCGCGATCGGAGCGGTGCAGGCCCAGGTGCAGGCCGCACCCGCGCAGTGGCGGGTGCTGCTGGACCCGATCGGGCACCCGTTCTGCCTGAGCACGGTGCGCCCGGACTGA
- the treS gene encoding maltose alpha-D-glucosyltransferase — MSQAAESALDDQDRGEQGNEPADITYDEHLHPARPRSLRFRPRVKAPFTRRSLSQDGPATGDNPAYVSWLLSQSMLADANEISQQFSGQGSMWQNPYATPSPRGAVETASVWFTAYPLSLITRPHESFLKAMADEDMWRAFSEIGIEAVHTGPVKRAGGIWGWEQTPSVDGHFDRISTQIDPAFGTEEEFRQMCGTANWYGGTIIDDIVPGHTGKGADFRLAEMKYADYPGIYHMVEIDPRDWEHLPNVPPGVDSVNIDTATENWLDKAGYIIGKLQRVIFYAEGVKETNWSVTRPVVGIDGVERRWVYLHYFKDGQPSINWLDPSFAGMRLVIGDALHSLADLGTGGLRLDANGFLGAEKTSAEDSTAWSEGHPLSEAANHLIASMVRKVGGFTFQELNLTIDDIREIGEAGADLSYDFINRPAYHHALATADTEFLRLTLRTTLESGVDPASLVHALQNHDELTYELVHWSNGHRDDIYTYKGSEVTGEELGATVRADLTEHLTGENAPYNLVFTTNGIACTTATVIAATLGVTDLDTIQDPIDIDRIRRAHLLMAMFNALQPGVFALSGWDLCGMLTLPASEVSQLLQGGDTRWIHRAAHDLMGVNPNATQSSAGMPRGRSLYGPIPEQLADETSFLRQLQAILRVRSHYGIATSRQVDIPEVSHRGMLVLVHELADEGRYQLTVLNFANEEVAGTVRSEKLPPGGSVSDMFTGKPIATVDDLFSFGVEMPAHHGMSLLVEAPVEGPVLA, encoded by the coding sequence ATGTCTCAGGCGGCCGAGTCGGCACTCGATGATCAAGACCGAGGCGAACAGGGAAACGAGCCGGCCGACATCACCTACGACGAGCACTTGCACCCTGCGCGTCCACGCTCACTGCGGTTTCGTCCGCGGGTAAAGGCCCCGTTCACGCGGCGCTCCCTGTCCCAGGACGGGCCGGCCACCGGCGACAACCCGGCCTACGTGTCCTGGCTGCTGTCGCAGTCGATGCTCGCCGACGCCAACGAGATCAGCCAGCAGTTTTCCGGCCAGGGCTCGATGTGGCAGAACCCGTACGCCACGCCCAGCCCGCGCGGCGCCGTCGAGACGGCCTCGGTGTGGTTCACCGCGTACCCGCTGTCCCTGATCACCCGGCCCCACGAGTCGTTTCTCAAAGCGATGGCCGACGAGGACATGTGGCGGGCGTTCTCGGAAATCGGGATCGAGGCAGTCCACACCGGCCCGGTGAAACGCGCCGGTGGCATCTGGGGATGGGAGCAGACCCCCAGCGTCGACGGTCACTTCGACCGGATCAGCACCCAGATCGACCCCGCCTTCGGGACCGAAGAAGAATTCCGGCAGATGTGCGGCACCGCAAACTGGTACGGCGGCACCATCATCGACGACATCGTGCCGGGTCACACCGGCAAGGGCGCCGATTTCCGGCTGGCAGAGATGAAGTACGCCGACTACCCCGGCATCTACCACATGGTCGAGATCGACCCCCGGGACTGGGAGCACCTCCCCAACGTCCCCCCGGGTGTGGACTCGGTCAACATCGACACCGCCACCGAGAACTGGCTGGACAAGGCCGGCTACATCATCGGCAAGCTGCAGCGGGTCATCTTCTACGCCGAAGGCGTCAAGGAGACCAACTGGAGTGTCACCCGGCCTGTGGTGGGAATCGACGGTGTGGAACGCCGGTGGGTGTACCTGCACTACTTCAAGGACGGCCAGCCGTCGATCAACTGGCTGGACCCGTCATTCGCCGGGATGCGGCTGGTCATCGGCGACGCCCTGCACTCGCTGGCCGATCTGGGCACCGGCGGATTGCGGTTGGACGCCAACGGTTTCCTGGGCGCGGAGAAGACCTCCGCCGAGGACAGCACCGCGTGGTCGGAAGGGCACCCGTTGTCCGAAGCGGCCAACCACCTGATCGCCAGCATGGTCCGCAAGGTCGGCGGGTTCACCTTCCAAGAACTCAACCTCACGATCGACGACATCCGCGAAATCGGTGAGGCCGGGGCCGACCTGTCCTACGACTTCATCAACCGGCCCGCCTACCACCATGCGCTGGCCACCGCGGACACCGAGTTCCTGCGACTGACGTTGCGTACCACCCTCGAAAGCGGCGTCGATCCCGCGTCACTGGTGCATGCCCTGCAGAACCACGACGAGCTGACCTACGAACTGGTGCACTGGTCCAACGGCCACCGCGATGACATCTACACCTACAAGGGTTCCGAGGTCACCGGCGAGGAGCTCGGCGCGACGGTGCGCGCCGACCTGACCGAGCACCTCACCGGCGAAAATGCGCCGTACAACCTGGTTTTCACCACCAACGGCATCGCCTGTACCACCGCCACCGTCATCGCGGCCACGTTGGGCGTCACCGATCTCGACACCATCCAGGACCCGATCGACATCGACCGGATCCGACGGGCGCACCTGCTGATGGCGATGTTCAATGCGCTGCAGCCCGGTGTCTTCGCGCTGTCGGGCTGGGACCTGTGCGGCATGTTGACATTGCCGGCGTCCGAGGTGTCCCAGCTGCTGCAGGGCGGCGACACCAGGTGGATCCACCGCGCTGCCCACGACCTGATGGGCGTCAACCCGAACGCCACCCAGTCCTCGGCCGGAATGCCGCGCGGCAGAAGCCTTTACGGGCCCATCCCCGAGCAGCTCGCCGACGAGACCAGCTTCCTGCGCCAGCTGCAGGCCATCCTGCGGGTCCGTTCGCACTACGGCATCGCCACGAGCCGACAGGTCGACATCCCGGAGGTGTCGCACCGCGGCATGCTGGTACTCGTCCATGAGCTGGCCGACGAAGGCCGGTACCAGCTGACGGTGCTGAACTTCGCCAACGAGGAGGTCGCCGGCACGGTGCGGTCGGAGAAGTTGCCGCCCGGGGGTTCGGTGTCAGACATGTTCACCGGCAAGCCCATTGCCACCGTGGACGACCTGTTCAGCTTCGGCGTCGAGATGCCCGCACACCACGGAATGTCGCTGTTGGTCGAGGCTCCGGTGGAAGGTCCGGTGCTCGCGTAA
- a CDS encoding protein adenylyltransferase SelO: MSVAPDTSQTRVILDDRFVRELPEMAVRWQAEPAPAPQLLVLNDALAEELGLDSAWLRSADGLGLLVGTSVPAGAHPVAQAYSGHQFGNLSPRLGDGRALLLGELHDRDGNERDLHLKGSGRTPFARGGDGLAAVGPMLREYLISEAMHSLGIPTTRSLAVVATGRPVQRETVLPGAVLARVASSHLRVGSFQYAALTGDLDLVRRLADHAIARHHPDAAQAENPYLALFDSVIAVQAALVAKWVLVGFVHGVMNTDNTTISGETIDYGPCAFMEAYHPETVFSSIDQWGRYAYGNQPAIIGWNMARFAETLLPLLAEDSDQAIALAQASLSGFRDRYESAWSTGMRAKVGLPADIPDEVVAGLVDQLHDQLAQSRVDYTSFFRQLARAARGDTEPARGLFVDLAGFDDWLGRWLELEPDADQMDRVNPLYIPRNHLVEEALAAATAGDTAPMEQLLAAISAPYVERPGLQRYAEPAPDDFVNYRTFCGT; encoded by the coding sequence ATGAGCGTCGCACCCGATACCTCGCAGACCAGGGTCATCCTCGATGACCGCTTCGTCCGTGAGCTGCCGGAGATGGCGGTGCGGTGGCAGGCCGAGCCTGCCCCCGCCCCGCAGCTGCTGGTCCTCAACGACGCCTTGGCCGAGGAACTGGGCCTCGATTCTGCGTGGCTGCGCAGCGCTGACGGGCTCGGACTGCTGGTGGGCACCTCCGTTCCTGCCGGCGCCCATCCCGTCGCCCAGGCGTATTCCGGTCACCAGTTCGGCAACCTGTCACCACGGCTGGGTGACGGCCGCGCGCTGCTGCTCGGCGAACTGCACGACCGCGACGGCAATGAGCGTGATCTGCACCTGAAGGGGTCCGGACGCACACCGTTCGCCCGTGGCGGTGACGGGCTCGCGGCCGTGGGACCGATGTTGCGCGAATACCTCATCAGCGAAGCAATGCACTCGCTGGGAATCCCGACCACCCGGTCGCTGGCCGTCGTCGCGACGGGCCGGCCGGTGCAACGCGAAACCGTCTTACCCGGTGCGGTTCTCGCTCGGGTCGCCAGCAGCCATCTGCGGGTGGGCAGCTTCCAGTACGCCGCGCTGACAGGCGATCTCGACCTGGTGCGGCGGCTGGCCGATCATGCGATCGCGCGGCACCACCCCGACGCGGCCCAGGCGGAGAACCCGTACCTGGCGCTCTTCGACTCGGTGATCGCCGTCCAGGCGGCCCTGGTGGCCAAGTGGGTGCTCGTCGGTTTCGTGCACGGCGTGATGAACACCGACAACACCACGATCTCCGGGGAGACCATCGACTACGGCCCCTGCGCTTTCATGGAGGCTTACCACCCCGAGACGGTGTTCAGCTCGATAGACCAGTGGGGCCGCTACGCCTACGGCAACCAGCCGGCGATCATCGGCTGGAACATGGCCCGGTTCGCTGAGACGCTGTTGCCGCTGCTCGCGGAAGATTCAGACCAGGCGATCGCCTTGGCGCAGGCGTCACTGAGCGGCTTCCGCGACCGCTACGAATCCGCCTGGTCGACGGGTATGCGCGCGAAAGTCGGTCTGCCGGCGGATATTCCGGATGAGGTGGTGGCGGGACTGGTCGATCAGCTGCATGACCAGCTGGCACAGAGCCGGGTTGATTACACGTCCTTCTTCCGGCAGTTGGCCCGGGCAGCGCGCGGCGACACCGAACCGGCCCGCGGCCTGTTCGTCGACCTCGCCGGATTCGACGACTGGCTGGGCCGCTGGCTGGAACTCGAGCCCGACGCCGACCAGATGGATCGGGTCAACCCGCTCTACATCCCGCGCAATCATCTGGTCGAGGAAGCACTGGCCGCCGCCACGGCCGGTGACACCGCGCCCATGGAGCAGCTCCTGGCCGCCATCAGCGCACCCTACGTCGAGCGCCCCGGCCTGCAGCGCTACGCCGAGCCGGCCCCCGACGATTTCGTCAACTACCGGACCTTTTGCGGCACATAG
- the eccB gene encoding type VII secretion protein EccB, producing the protein MPLNLSNRDQNSGHLFYNRRLKAAITRFSVRMKHDDRKQQAAVALGVVFVLIGIAWMALLNVLKPAGLVGDSAIIGDRQTGAVYAKLNGRLYPALNLTSARLVTGNAGAPAWVSAAEIAKYPTGPMVGIPGVPSDLRVSGGASAWAVCDTAPVRGASGPPTVTSIAGPLSGAGRAAPMSPNQAVLATHDGQTYVIWGGHRSRIDAGDRSLTFNLGLDPGTTFPVAMSNALFDALPATEPIVVPQIPDVGAPSRWLPDATVGTVLESRDASGSVSGFYVLLPQGIQQISALVADLLRTSLSQNSPTPQLISPNRLVGIPDVDVLNVDFYPQTKLEFVDTAANPVTCVGWSKLSTDRQATISVISGKGLPVPPSMDAGIVRLVRDDRAPDSVVADQTLVLPGAANFVATTSGVATSDTRESLYWISPQGVRFGITWDEGTLRALGLDPASAVQAPWPIVRTFAAGPAISRDAALLARDTLPGGGQVALIPDANQANAGG; encoded by the coding sequence GTGCCACTGAACCTCTCCAACCGGGACCAGAACTCTGGCCATTTGTTCTACAACCGTCGGCTGAAGGCTGCGATCACCCGGTTCTCGGTGCGGATGAAGCACGACGATCGCAAGCAGCAGGCGGCCGTTGCCCTCGGCGTGGTCTTCGTGCTGATCGGCATCGCGTGGATGGCGTTGCTGAATGTGCTCAAGCCCGCCGGTTTGGTCGGTGACTCGGCGATCATCGGCGACCGACAGACCGGCGCGGTGTACGCGAAGCTCAACGGCAGGCTGTATCCGGCGCTGAACCTGACCTCGGCACGGCTGGTCACCGGGAACGCGGGCGCGCCGGCCTGGGTCAGCGCGGCCGAGATCGCCAAGTATCCGACCGGTCCGATGGTCGGTATCCCCGGTGTACCAAGCGATCTGCGGGTCTCAGGCGGAGCGTCGGCGTGGGCGGTATGCGATACCGCCCCGGTGCGGGGCGCCAGTGGACCGCCCACAGTGACGTCGATCGCCGGCCCCCTGTCGGGTGCGGGCCGGGCCGCTCCGATGTCGCCCAACCAGGCGGTGCTCGCCACCCACGACGGACAGACCTACGTGATCTGGGGCGGGCACCGATCGCGCATCGATGCCGGCGACCGCTCGCTGACGTTCAACCTCGGCCTCGACCCGGGCACGACGTTCCCGGTGGCCATGTCCAACGCGCTCTTCGACGCGTTACCGGCCACCGAACCGATCGTGGTTCCCCAGATTCCCGACGTCGGAGCCCCGTCCCGGTGGCTGCCGGACGCCACCGTCGGGACGGTCCTGGAGTCCCGGGACGCCAGCGGATCGGTCAGTGGCTTCTACGTGCTGTTGCCGCAGGGGATCCAGCAGATCAGCGCACTGGTCGCCGATCTGCTGCGGACCTCTCTGAGTCAGAATTCGCCTACCCCGCAACTCATTTCGCCGAACAGGCTGGTCGGTATCCCGGACGTCGACGTGCTCAACGTCGACTTCTATCCACAGACCAAGCTGGAGTTCGTCGACACCGCGGCCAATCCGGTCACCTGTGTCGGCTGGTCCAAACTCTCGACGGACCGTCAGGCGACCATCTCGGTGATCAGCGGTAAGGGACTGCCGGTGCCCCCGTCCATGGACGCCGGCATCGTGCGCCTGGTCCGGGATGACCGGGCCCCGGATTCCGTCGTCGCCGACCAGACCCTGGTGCTGCCCGGCGCGGCGAACTTCGTCGCCACCACCAGCGGGGTCGCCACCTCGGACACCCGCGAGAGTCTGTATTGGATCTCCCCGCAGGGGGTGCGCTTCGGAATCACTTGGGACGAAGGAACTTTGCGCGCCCTGGGCCTGGACCCGGCGAGCGCGGTGCAGGCACCCTGGCCGATCGTGCGCACCTTCGCAGCCGGCCCGGCGATCAGTCGGGACGCGGCGCTGCTGGCCCGTGACACGCTGCCGGGCGGCGGGCAGGTCGCGCTGATACCGGATGCCAACCAGGCGAACGCGGGAGGTTAG
- a CDS encoding DUF2710 family protein — protein sequence MDDRALVDEVLRELSAAADRWEKLVAEAENVTFSVDLGDIQAVANSDGRLLELTLHPTVMAEYTHGELADRLNLAFAALRDEARADNEARYGGGLH from the coding sequence ATGGATGATCGCGCCCTCGTCGACGAGGTTCTTCGCGAATTGAGTGCCGCCGCCGACCGTTGGGAGAAATTGGTCGCCGAGGCCGAAAATGTCACCTTCAGTGTCGATCTCGGCGATATTCAAGCGGTGGCCAATTCCGACGGACGATTGCTCGAATTGACGCTGCATCCGACTGTGATGGCCGAATACACCCACGGTGAACTCGCCGACCGACTCAACCTGGCATTCGCCGCGCTGCGGGACGAGGCCCGGGCCGACAACGAGGCACGATACGGCGGCGGGCTGCACTGA
- a CDS encoding multidrug effflux MFS transporter yields the protein MTETDTGRREPAAGTGGSITTPLLLALALLAAVAPVATDLYLPAFPGMAAQLDATPSAVQLTLMAFLLGITLGQLVFGPLSDRFGRFWPLLTGTALCVVASAVAALAPGIEILTAARFAQGFTGAAGMVIGRAIVSDLASGKAAARAFSLMMIVGGVAPVLAPFAGSLLVDRVGWRGILWVVCGVVVLMFLVSAIVIRESHPKARREELRANSTGAGARRALLTRAYVGPTLAFAFGFAVMMAYISASPFVFQTLIGMTPVQYGMTFGVNALGITVMSAVSARLSQRVAVRTLLGIGLLTAFTASVVLLGLIAAGAPNWTLPLPIFAAVASQGLILGNATALALAAVPDQAGTGSAVLGSLQFGIGALVSPLVGLGGEHTAAPLAVVMLTCATVAVAGFVVAGRTAREHATAPPR from the coding sequence ATGACCGAGACCGACACGGGTCGACGCGAGCCCGCAGCCGGAACGGGCGGCAGCATCACCACTCCCCTGCTGCTCGCCCTGGCGCTACTGGCCGCCGTCGCCCCGGTGGCGACGGACCTCTACCTGCCCGCGTTCCCCGGGATGGCCGCCCAACTGGATGCGACGCCGTCGGCAGTGCAGCTGACCCTGATGGCGTTCCTACTGGGCATCACCCTCGGCCAACTCGTTTTCGGTCCACTGTCGGACCGATTCGGGCGGTTCTGGCCACTGCTGACCGGGACGGCCCTGTGCGTCGTCGCCAGCGCCGTCGCCGCCCTGGCACCCGGTATCGAGATCCTCACCGCGGCCCGCTTCGCGCAGGGGTTCACCGGGGCCGCCGGCATGGTCATCGGCCGGGCGATCGTGTCCGATCTGGCCTCCGGGAAGGCAGCGGCGCGCGCCTTCAGCCTGATGATGATCGTGGGCGGTGTCGCCCCGGTCCTGGCTCCCTTCGCCGGCAGCCTGCTGGTGGATCGGGTGGGCTGGCGCGGCATCCTGTGGGTGGTCTGCGGCGTCGTCGTGCTGATGTTCCTGGTCAGCGCAATCGTGATCCGCGAGTCTCATCCCAAGGCACGGCGGGAAGAATTGCGGGCCAACTCCACCGGTGCGGGGGCCCGGCGCGCACTGCTGACGCGCGCCTACGTGGGCCCCACGCTGGCGTTCGCGTTCGGCTTCGCGGTCATGATGGCCTACATCTCCGCCTCCCCGTTTGTGTTCCAGACCTTGATCGGCATGACTCCCGTGCAATACGGGATGACGTTCGGAGTCAATGCGCTGGGAATCACTGTGATGAGCGCCGTCTCGGCGAGGTTGTCGCAACGTGTTGCGGTACGCACCCTGCTGGGCATCGGTCTGCTGACCGCGTTCACCGCGTCGGTGGTGCTGCTGGGCCTGATCGCGGCGGGTGCGCCGAACTGGACTCTGCCACTCCCGATCTTTGCCGCCGTCGCCAGCCAGGGCCTGATCCTCGGCAACGCGACCGCGTTGGCGCTCGCCGCCGTCCCGGACCAGGCCGGAACGGGTTCGGCAGTGCTGGGTTCGCTGCAATTCGGTATCGGAGCGCTGGTATCGCCGCTGGTCGGCCTGGGTGGTGAGCACACCGCAGCGCCGCTGGCGGTGGTCATGCTCACCTGTGCGACGGTGGCGGTGGCGGGGTTCGTCGTCGCCGGGCGGACGGCCAGGGAGCACGCGACCGCGCCGCCCCGGTAA
- a CDS encoding DUF2237 family protein yields MADRNVLGGPLEPCGTDPMTGFYRDGCCSTGEEDIGRHTICGVVTADFLEHQRSIGNDLSTPMPKYRFPGLVPGDRWCVTAANWVRAQQEGRACPVVLAATHERALELVPLAELRKHAVDVPDDLAGL; encoded by the coding sequence ATGGCTGATCGCAATGTCCTCGGCGGACCGCTGGAGCCGTGTGGCACCGACCCGATGACCGGCTTCTACCGGGACGGCTGCTGTTCCACCGGCGAGGAGGACATCGGAAGGCACACCATCTGCGGTGTGGTGACTGCCGATTTCCTGGAGCACCAGCGTTCCATCGGCAATGACTTGTCGACCCCGATGCCGAAGTACCGGTTCCCCGGGCTGGTCCCCGGCGACCGGTGGTGCGTCACCGCAGCCAATTGGGTTCGGGCCCAACAAGAGGGCCGGGCTTGTCCGGTGGTGCTGGCGGCCACCCACGAACGCGCCCTGGAGCTGGTGCCGTTGGCGGAACTGCGCAAGCACGCGGTCGACGTTCCCGACGACCTCGCGGGCCTGTGA
- a CDS encoding MarR family winged helix-turn-helix transcriptional regulator: protein MDDSGLDDRARKLAELAQLILSAAREIRARGYEDPDAVSLNPSEANVMRYIDAHPGATPSAVAEATGLRRSNLSAALRVLESRGFVERRIDPDDGRGINLFPTARAARNLLVVQREWANTLAVGLGEDDSDVEAANRLLTRLEAGLVATRRR, encoded by the coding sequence ATGGACGACAGTGGCCTCGATGACCGCGCGAGGAAGCTGGCCGAGCTGGCGCAGCTGATCCTCAGCGCCGCACGGGAGATCCGGGCCCGGGGCTACGAGGACCCCGACGCGGTGAGTCTGAACCCATCGGAAGCCAACGTCATGCGCTACATCGACGCCCACCCTGGAGCGACGCCGAGCGCGGTCGCCGAGGCCACCGGCCTGCGGCGCAGCAACCTCAGTGCCGCACTGCGGGTGCTGGAGTCGCGGGGATTCGTCGAGCGTCGAATCGACCCCGACGATGGTCGCGGCATCAATCTGTTCCCCACCGCGAGGGCGGCCCGCAACCTCCTGGTCGTCCAGCGGGAATGGGCCAACACCCTGGCCGTCGGACTCGGCGAGGACGACAGCGACGTCGAGGCGGCCAATCGCCTCCTCACTCGCTTGGAAGCCGGACTCGTCGCCACCCGTCGCCGCTGA
- a CDS encoding serine/threonine-protein kinase has product MPMETGQVFAGYQIVATLGVGGMGEVYLGQHPRLPRRDALKVLRGSVIEDEEYRQRFIREADIVAGLSHPHIVSVHDRGEFEGQLWIAMDYIDGTDAGKLLTERFPDGMPVEAVVRIVRAIADALDYAHERLLLHRDIKPANILITNPDSEHPRIYLADFGIARWVDDTSKLTATNVAVGTVAYAAPEQLMGGDVDGRADQYALAATAFQLLTGKPLFQHGNQAVVISQHISADPPDIGERRPELSALSPVFVRALAKSPKDRFANCRQFARALEQQLGVSGRDGGDTDATQLASASGPVNPPRKRRKAVAAAVIAAAVLMVALVATVVALELRKPPEVGNAEVNSAQATGVPHLPVVIIGADCEPLGAAGESTAGAQAYCAQLPTINAPVWSLYQGTVPSPTVTPGPGDEVYPPDIEQQVRVCVQQTGKSRIECRDDVRRGNITGPA; this is encoded by the coding sequence ATGCCCATGGAGACCGGTCAGGTTTTCGCCGGCTACCAGATCGTGGCGACCCTCGGCGTCGGCGGCATGGGGGAGGTCTACCTGGGCCAGCACCCGCGGCTGCCCCGCCGGGACGCGCTCAAGGTGCTGCGCGGCTCGGTGATCGAGGACGAGGAGTACCGGCAGCGGTTCATCCGGGAAGCCGACATCGTCGCCGGCCTGTCGCACCCCCACATCGTCAGCGTGCACGACCGCGGCGAGTTCGAGGGACAACTGTGGATCGCCATGGACTACATCGACGGGACCGATGCGGGAAAGCTGCTCACCGAGCGCTTTCCGGACGGTATGCCGGTGGAGGCCGTGGTCCGGATCGTGCGCGCGATCGCCGATGCGCTGGACTACGCCCACGAACGATTACTGCTGCACCGCGACATCAAACCCGCCAACATCCTGATCACCAACCCCGACTCCGAGCATCCGCGAATTTATCTCGCCGACTTCGGGATCGCGCGCTGGGTGGACGACACCAGCAAGCTGACCGCCACCAACGTCGCCGTCGGAACGGTGGCCTATGCCGCACCCGAACAATTGATGGGCGGCGATGTCGACGGCCGCGCCGACCAGTATGCGCTGGCCGCCACCGCCTTCCAGCTGCTCACCGGCAAGCCGCTGTTCCAGCACGGCAACCAGGCGGTGGTGATCAGCCAGCACATCAGTGCCGATCCGCCCGATATCGGCGAGCGGCGTCCCGAATTGTCAGCTCTGAGCCCGGTATTCGTCCGGGCGCTCGCGAAATCGCCGAAGGACCGGTTCGCCAACTGCCGGCAGTTCGCGCGGGCGCTGGAACAACAACTCGGTGTCTCCGGCCGCGACGGCGGGGACACCGACGCCACCCAGCTGGCGTCGGCATCCGGGCCGGTCAACCCGCCGCGCAAGCGGCGAAAGGCGGTGGCGGCGGCCGTTATCGCCGCGGCAGTGCTGATGGTCGCGCTGGTGGCGACGGTTGTCGCGCTGGAACTGCGAAAACCCCCTGAAGTCGGCAACGCCGAAGTCAACAGCGCTCAAGCCACAGGCGTGCCACACCTTCCGGTGGTGATCATCGGCGCCGACTGTGAACCGCTGGGCGCGGCGGGGGAGAGTACCGCTGGGGCGCAGGCCTACTGCGCCCAGCTGCCCACGATCAACGCCCCCGTCTGGTCGCTCTACCAGGGGACCGTCCCGAGTCCCACCGTCACGCCCGGCCCCGGCGACGAGGTCTATCCGCCCGATATCGAGCAGCAGGTGCGGGTCTGTGTGCAGCAGACCGGCAAGAGCCGCATCGAATGTCGCGACGATGTGCGTCGCGGCAACATCACCGGCCCGGCGTAA
- a CDS encoding DUF5631 domain-containing protein, translating to MAVFGRRSARQRMRRATEQALSVPTFRSPEDCTPWVLGGLWPAELDQATTETATLAAYLKRDLHRIADSANHKLRVLNEADLAEPIRRAEQHRVINVARTFAVLRVESTVRQLRKEALSPTTEFLRLDSAAEDQTGVIPRLDPHLVEAGDDEPDPAVVVIPSAPEESVEQRLHRLIDGLARQEPGVRWGAGVRTDGSTLVVTDVANGWIPPGIDLPAGVEVLPPARRTGNLRALLGSADPVVTYRPGDAFGSGSSGSEPGRGVRVAPEVTDLGRQLVEATRRRDGLPRITHTLAKAASSGTGVVEAELDVLRVHLDTARYQLLARYPGLDPGLLLNCLLLSATQALATGDLEAANYHFAWFQALT from the coding sequence GTGGCGGTATTCGGACGTCGGTCCGCGCGGCAGCGGATGCGGAGGGCAACGGAGCAGGCGCTCTCGGTGCCGACCTTCCGCAGCCCCGAGGACTGCACCCCCTGGGTGCTGGGTGGGCTGTGGCCGGCCGAGTTGGACCAGGCGACAACCGAGACCGCCACGCTCGCAGCGTATTTGAAACGTGACCTGCACCGGATCGCCGACTCCGCCAACCACAAGTTACGGGTCCTCAACGAAGCCGACCTGGCCGAGCCGATCCGTCGCGCCGAACAGCACCGGGTGATCAACGTGGCCCGGACCTTCGCGGTGCTGCGGGTGGAATCGACTGTGCGCCAGTTACGCAAGGAAGCCCTCAGCCCGACCACCGAATTCCTCCGCCTCGACTCCGCCGCCGAAGACCAGACCGGAGTGATCCCGCGTCTGGATCCGCACCTCGTCGAGGCCGGCGATGACGAGCCTGATCCGGCGGTGGTCGTGATCCCCTCGGCGCCAGAGGAATCGGTGGAACAGCGACTGCACCGGCTCATCGACGGGCTCGCTCGCCAGGAGCCAGGAGTGCGGTGGGGGGCGGGCGTGCGGACCGACGGCAGCACCCTGGTGGTCACCGACGTGGCCAACGGCTGGATACCGCCGGGGATCGACTTGCCCGCTGGTGTCGAGGTGCTCCCGCCGGCGCGGCGCACGGGAAATCTGCGGGCTCTGCTGGGGTCGGCCGACCCGGTTGTGACGTACCGCCCCGGTGACGCGTTCGGCAGCGGCAGCAGCGGTTCGGAGCCGGGTCGCGGGGTGCGGGTGGCACCTGAGGTGACCGACCTCGGCCGGCAGCTCGTCGAGGCCACCCGCCGGCGTGACGGGCTGCCACGCATCACCCACACCCTGGCCAAAGCGGCGTCCTCGGGAACCGGGGTGGTCGAGGCCGAACTGGACGTGTTGCGGGTACACCTCGACACCGCCCGGTACCAGCTGCTGGCCCGCTACCCGGGCCTCGACCCCGGCCTACTGCTGAACTGCTTGCTCCTTTCGGCCACGCAGGCCCTGGCGACCGGGGACCTGGAGGCGGCCAATTACCACTTCGCATGGTTCCAGGCCTTGACCTGA